A genomic window from Streptomyces sp. NBC_01429 includes:
- a CDS encoding type II toxin-antitoxin system RatA family toxin, giving the protein MPRVETQLRIEAPPEVAWAAVVDVESYPRCMENVESVVVTHRTDEFLRTTAWSVRLKGSLLRWTEEEVIDPAARRFDFRQVSGDLGEFVGHWAVTAAPGTGSVVRLHVDFDIGIPLLADMLNSVAADALRENAAQMLAALEQRLLAAGSGQPGDAASAVSVTEPEPESTP; this is encoded by the coding sequence ATGCCACGCGTTGAAACGCAGTTACGTATCGAGGCCCCGCCCGAGGTGGCCTGGGCGGCCGTGGTCGACGTGGAGAGCTATCCACGGTGCATGGAGAACGTCGAGTCGGTCGTCGTCACCCACCGCACCGACGAGTTCCTCCGCACGACGGCCTGGTCGGTCCGTCTCAAGGGCTCGCTGCTGCGGTGGACCGAGGAAGAGGTGATCGACCCGGCGGCACGCCGGTTCGACTTCCGCCAAGTCAGCGGTGATCTCGGTGAGTTCGTCGGACACTGGGCCGTCACCGCGGCGCCCGGTACGGGGAGCGTCGTCCGACTGCACGTGGATTTCGACATCGGCATCCCGCTGCTGGCGGACATGCTCAACTCGGTCGCCGCCGACGCCCTGCGGGAGAACGCCGCGCAGATGCTCGCCGCGCTGGAACAGCGGCTGCTGGCGGCCGGCTCCGGGCAACCGGGGGACGCCGCGTCGGCCGTATCCGTGACCGAGCCGGAGCCGGAGAGCACACCATGA
- a CDS encoding alpha/beta hydrolase, with product MRRRCLGPLLAVGVTAMLAPALATSTAIAAPAATPSTASSSAAKGALDRYVKQKPKWQRCEADSPAEFECARIKVPLDYRVPEGKRIDLAISRIKSTAPDERHGVLFSNPGGPGGRGLYMPMGMQERLPESAQRKYDLIGFDPRGVGKSSPVSCDLEPEEENPLRPYKEETFGKDVAWARDVANKCKAKAGDTLPHITTLNTARDLDLLRAILGEKKISYVGYSYGTYLGAVYTQLFPGRADRFVLDSAVDPARAWRGMIQWWAEGAEPAFDRWTEWAAARSEKYGLGDTPKEVARTFWDLVAQADERPIEIEGQPNTGDDLRSGMREAVFTPEYATEGVVELKKAAAGEPASARVLAAFAGSEGDGTAGAVADAAEVPSDNMTASFWAVVCGDNSAAWSRDPESYRRDAIEDKGRYPLYGDFASSIKPCAFWDESVEPATVVNNKAGSLVVQNEWDSQTPLPSGQALHADLKGSRMVTVLGGEGHGVYPSGNACTDGEVTGYLLTGKLPARDVTCEATADSNAEARKNQKRDALPGSPLPERAPDRF from the coding sequence GTGCGTAGACGATGTCTCGGGCCCCTGTTGGCCGTCGGTGTCACGGCAATGCTGGCTCCCGCGCTCGCCACCTCGACGGCCATCGCCGCACCGGCCGCCACCCCGTCGACCGCCTCCTCGTCCGCCGCCAAGGGCGCGCTGGACCGTTACGTGAAGCAGAAGCCGAAGTGGCAGCGGTGCGAAGCCGACTCTCCGGCGGAGTTCGAGTGCGCCAGGATCAAGGTCCCGCTGGATTACCGGGTTCCTGAGGGCAAGCGGATCGACCTGGCCATATCCCGGATCAAGAGCACCGCGCCCGACGAGCGGCACGGTGTCCTGTTCTCCAACCCCGGCGGCCCGGGCGGGCGGGGACTCTACATGCCGATGGGGATGCAGGAGAGGCTCCCCGAATCCGCACAGCGGAAGTACGACCTCATCGGCTTCGACCCACGCGGGGTGGGGAAGAGCAGCCCGGTCTCCTGCGATCTGGAGCCGGAAGAGGAGAATCCGCTGCGGCCGTACAAGGAGGAGACGTTCGGCAAGGACGTCGCCTGGGCACGCGACGTCGCGAACAAGTGCAAGGCGAAAGCGGGCGACACGCTCCCGCACATCACCACACTCAACACCGCGCGCGACTTGGATCTGCTCCGGGCGATCCTCGGTGAGAAGAAGATCTCGTACGTGGGTTACTCGTACGGCACCTACCTGGGCGCCGTCTACACCCAGCTCTTCCCGGGCCGGGCCGACCGGTTCGTGCTGGACAGCGCGGTCGATCCGGCGCGTGCCTGGCGGGGGATGATCCAGTGGTGGGCCGAGGGTGCCGAGCCCGCTTTCGACCGGTGGACCGAGTGGGCCGCCGCACGCTCGGAGAAGTACGGCCTCGGTGACACACCGAAGGAGGTCGCCCGTACCTTCTGGGACCTGGTCGCGCAGGCCGACGAGAGGCCCATCGAGATAGAAGGGCAGCCGAACACCGGTGATGACCTCCGCAGCGGCATGCGCGAGGCGGTCTTCACCCCGGAGTACGCCACCGAGGGGGTCGTGGAGCTGAAGAAGGCCGCGGCCGGCGAGCCCGCCTCCGCGAGAGTGCTGGCTGCGTTCGCCGGATCCGAGGGGGACGGGACGGCGGGCGCCGTCGCCGATGCCGCCGAGGTCCCGTCCGACAACATGACGGCGAGCTTCTGGGCCGTGGTCTGCGGCGACAACTCGGCCGCGTGGTCACGCGATCCTGAGAGCTACCGGCGGGACGCCATCGAGGACAAGGGCCGTTATCCGCTCTACGGTGACTTCGCGTCCAGCATCAAGCCCTGTGCGTTCTGGGACGAGTCCGTGGAACCGGCCACTGTCGTGAACAACAAGGCCGGCTCCCTGGTCGTCCAGAACGAGTGGGACTCGCAGACCCCGCTGCCCAGCGGACAGGCCCTGCACGCCGACCTGAAGGGCTCGAGAATGGTCACTGTCCTCGGCGGCGAGGGCCATGGCGTCTACCCGAGCGGCAACGCGTGCACGGACGGCGAGGTCACCGGCTACCTGCTCACAGGCAAGCTCCCGGCAAGGGACGTGACCTGCGAGGCGACGGCCGACTCGAACGCGGAGGCGCGGAAGAACCAGAAGCGGGACGCGCTCCCCGGATCTCCGCTCCCGGAGCGTGCCCCGGACCGCTTCTGA
- a CDS encoding phosphatase domain-containing putative toxin: protein MRPTLFTIDLPGPGRLSTMARPRGLDWLEHEMRALSIAGVDILVSALTQPEIDELGLAGEAHRASAAGLRFVAIPIPDRTVPALATVLPTLCELAEQLRGGAHIATHCRAGIGRASLLAAALLILNGVEPNAAWSRIQQARGLAVPDTDEQRSWTLELIRHASSGHINSTEGSGASTGR, encoded by the coding sequence ATGCGACCCACCCTGTTCACCATCGACCTGCCCGGCCCGGGCCGATTGAGCACCATGGCCAGGCCCCGCGGCTTGGACTGGCTCGAACACGAGATGAGGGCTCTGAGCATCGCAGGTGTCGACATCCTGGTGAGCGCGCTCACGCAACCCGAGATCGACGAGCTCGGTCTCGCCGGAGAAGCCCATAGAGCCTCGGCCGCAGGTCTGCGATTCGTCGCGATCCCCATCCCTGACCGCACCGTTCCAGCCCTCGCCACGGTCCTGCCCACCTTGTGCGAACTCGCCGAACAGCTCAGGGGAGGAGCCCACATCGCCACCCACTGCCGCGCCGGCATCGGACGCGCGTCCCTCCTCGCCGCCGCACTCCTGATCCTCAACGGCGTCGAACCCAACGCCGCCTGGAGCCGTATCCAACAGGCCAGGGGCCTCGCCGTCCCGGACACCGACGAACAGCGATCATGGACGCTGGAACTGATCAGGCACGCATCATCTGGACACATCAATTCCACAGAAGGCTCTGGGGCGTCGACCGGTCGTTGA
- the argG gene encoding argininosuccinate synthase, whose amino-acid sequence MSKVLTSLPTGERVGIAFSGGLDTSVAVAWMRDKGAVPCTYTADIGQYDEPDIASVPGRAEAYGAEIARLVDCRAALVEEGLAALACGAFHIRSGGRAYFNTTPLGRAVTGTLLVRAMLEDNVQIWGDGSTFKGNDIERFYRYGLLANPHLRIYKPWLDADFVSELGGRKEMSEWLVAHGLPYRDSTEKAYSTDANIWGATHEAKTLEHLDTGVETVEPIMGVRFWDPSVEIPVEDVTIGFDQGRPVTVNGKEFSSPVDLVMEANAIGGRHGLGMSDQIENRIIEAKSRGIYEAPGMALLHAAYERLVNAIHNEDTLAHYHNEGRRLGRLMYEGRWLDPQALMVRESLQRWVGSAVTGEVTLRLRRGEDYSILNTTGPAFSYHPDKLSMERTEDSAFGPVDRIGQLTMRNLDIADSRARLEQYAGLGIVGTTHPALIGAAQAAATGLIGTMPEGGAEAIASRGEVSGDDELLDRAAMEFGTD is encoded by the coding sequence ATGTCTAAGGTTCTTACCTCCCTGCCCACCGGCGAGCGCGTCGGCATCGCCTTCTCCGGCGGCCTCGACACCTCCGTCGCGGTCGCGTGGATGCGCGACAAGGGTGCCGTCCCGTGCACCTACACCGCCGATATCGGCCAGTACGACGAGCCCGACATCGCGTCGGTGCCCGGCCGCGCGGAGGCCTACGGTGCCGAGATCGCGCGCCTGGTCGACTGCCGAGCGGCGCTGGTCGAGGAGGGCCTGGCCGCGCTCGCCTGCGGCGCGTTCCACATCCGCTCGGGCGGCCGTGCCTACTTCAACACCACCCCGCTCGGCCGCGCCGTCACCGGCACCCTGCTCGTCAGGGCGATGCTGGAGGACAACGTACAGATCTGGGGCGACGGCTCGACGTTCAAGGGCAACGACATCGAGCGGTTCTACCGTTACGGCCTGCTGGCCAACCCCCACCTGCGCATCTACAAGCCGTGGCTCGACGCGGACTTCGTCTCCGAGCTGGGCGGCCGCAAGGAGATGTCGGAGTGGCTGGTGGCCCACGGGCTGCCCTACCGCGACAGCACCGAGAAGGCGTACTCGACCGACGCCAACATCTGGGGCGCCACGCACGAGGCCAAGACGCTGGAGCACCTCGACACGGGTGTGGAGACCGTCGAGCCGATCATGGGCGTGCGCTTCTGGGACCCCTCGGTCGAGATCCCCGTCGAGGACGTGACGATCGGCTTCGACCAGGGCCGCCCGGTGACGGTCAACGGCAAGGAGTTCTCCTCCCCGGTCGACCTGGTCATGGAGGCGAACGCGATCGGCGGCCGCCACGGCCTGGGCATGTCGGACCAGATCGAGAACCGGATCATCGAGGCGAAGAGCCGCGGCATCTACGAGGCGCCGGGCATGGCGCTGCTGCACGCCGCCTACGAGCGCCTCGTCAACGCGATCCACAACGAGGACACCCTCGCCCATTACCACAACGAGGGGCGGCGCCTCGGCCGCCTGATGTACGAGGGCCGCTGGCTGGACCCGCAGGCGCTGATGGTCCGCGAGTCGCTCCAGCGCTGGGTCGGATCGGCGGTCACCGGCGAGGTGACCCTGCGGCTGCGGCGCGGTGAGGACTACTCGATCCTGAACACCACGGGACCGGCATTCAGCTACCACCCGGACAAGCTGTCGATGGAGCGCACCGAGGACTCGGCATTCGGCCCGGTGGACCGGATCGGCCAGCTCACCATGCGCAACCTGGACATCGCCGACTCGCGCGCGAGGCTCGAACAGTACGCCGGCCTCGGTATCGTCGGCACGACCCACCCCGCGCTGATCGGCGCCGCCCAGGCGGCCGCGACCGGCCTGATCGGCACCATGCCTGAGGGCGGCGCCGAGGCCATCGCCTCCCGCGGCGAGGTCTCCGGCGACGACGAGCTTCTGGACCGCGCCGCGATGGAGTTCGGCACCGACTGA
- a CDS encoding acyl-CoA dehydrogenase family protein: MNFLHTERSTLEALMPGLDTALARHPLTELESAPSPAIAHFRTAGGPALLVPVRNGGSGASPLQAVRAQRAIGSRCPSLAVATTMHHFSVAGLVRAAQDGTGMEAPLLETIAAGRLLLASGFAEGNTGQNILRPHITAELVAGRVVLNGRKAPCSLSHSMDLLTASVVVTDDQGVGRLAIALIPAGTPGLEIRPFWGTTILAGAESDEIVLTDVELDPQLVVVTDVTADAVPDAVHIAGFLWFELLLTAGYLGIISALVERVLDHRTGAGEDPAPYLVDTDAAMLAVEAVARAMDTEEWTDALLVNALTARYAAQDAIARTAHACLTALGGMEFIGSPDGSYLASAATALSHHPPARRRMARPLRDFLDGGPLRIG; encoded by the coding sequence ATGAACTTTCTGCACACCGAACGCTCCACCCTCGAAGCGCTCATGCCCGGACTCGACACCGCGCTCGCCCGGCATCCGCTCACGGAGCTGGAGAGCGCGCCCAGCCCGGCGATCGCCCACTTCCGCACGGCAGGCGGCCCCGCGCTGCTGGTGCCCGTACGCAACGGGGGCAGCGGAGCGTCCCCGCTACAGGCGGTCCGGGCGCAACGCGCCATCGGATCCCGCTGCCCCTCGCTCGCCGTCGCCACCACCATGCACCACTTCTCGGTCGCGGGCCTGGTACGGGCGGCCCAGGACGGAACCGGCATGGAGGCACCCCTGCTGGAGACCATCGCCGCCGGGCGTCTGCTGCTGGCCTCCGGTTTCGCGGAGGGCAACACCGGCCAGAACATCCTGCGGCCGCACATCACCGCCGAACTGGTCGCCGGACGGGTGGTACTCAACGGCCGCAAGGCGCCGTGCAGTCTGTCCCACTCGATGGACCTGCTGACGGCATCCGTCGTGGTGACCGACGACCAGGGCGTCGGGCGGCTCGCCATCGCGCTCATCCCGGCGGGAACCCCCGGCCTGGAGATCCGGCCGTTCTGGGGGACCACGATCCTGGCCGGCGCCGAGAGCGACGAGATCGTCCTCACCGACGTGGAACTGGACCCGCAGTTGGTGGTGGTCACCGACGTGACCGCCGACGCCGTGCCCGACGCCGTCCACATCGCCGGGTTCCTCTGGTTCGAACTGCTGCTGACCGCCGGATACCTCGGCATCATCAGCGCTCTCGTCGAACGCGTCCTCGACCACCGGACCGGCGCGGGCGAGGACCCCGCCCCCTACCTGGTCGACACCGACGCCGCCATGCTGGCCGTGGAGGCCGTCGCACGCGCCATGGACACCGAGGAATGGACCGACGCGCTCCTGGTGAACGCCCTCACCGCACGCTACGCGGCCCAGGACGCGATCGCCCGTACCGCCCACGCCTGCCTCACGGCGCTCGGCGGCATGGAGTTCATCGGCTCGCCCGACGGCAGCTACCTGGCGTCGGCCGCGACCGCACTCTCCCACCATCCCCCCGCCCGCAGACGGATGGCCCGCCCGCTGCGGGACTTCCTCGACGGCGGCCCCCTGCGCATCGGCTGA
- a CDS encoding aspartate aminotransferase family protein, with protein MTPPPPPPPPPPPPPPPPSPIDADLTFDRIRRHLSAKLALAGGFAGSGAVEASADGCRVRLSDGRSVLDFGSYAVTLLGHRHPSVVAAVRRQLDTMPTSTRSLGNPVAAAAAARLADYFGNTLPKVHFGLNGADAVEVAVKLARLASGRDRVVAVRGGFHGKSLGALALTHHPLYRTGLRGCSVDVVHVAPDDPGAVGREVASADVAAVVFEPVQGENGAFRLPPDVLRQWCADAARHGTFVIADEIQCGLRRCGERSVALAEGLRVDAVLVGKPLGGGVVPLSAVVCSEELYAPLNADPFLHSATFGGHPLSCAALPAALTAIEELAPHGARLARLLGQTLDGLQHRYPDLVRAVGGRGLLRGIDLATPRTAGVVVMELAAAGLLVSPCLSRPTTVRLLPPLVSTEADLAEAAHILDSAMAAAARSAASAPRRAAVAQPPPPAPASAPERGKE; from the coding sequence ATGACCCCACCGCCACCGCCACCGCCACCGCCACCGCCACCGCCACCGCCACCGAGCCCGATCGACGCCGACCTGACGTTCGACCGGATCCGTCGCCACCTCTCCGCCAAGCTCGCGCTGGCCGGCGGCTTCGCCGGGAGCGGGGCCGTGGAGGCGAGCGCCGACGGCTGCCGGGTGAGGCTGTCGGACGGCCGGTCGGTCCTCGACTTCGGCTCGTACGCCGTCACCCTGCTCGGCCACCGCCACCCGTCCGTCGTCGCCGCGGTCCGTCGGCAGCTCGACACCATGCCCACCTCGACCCGCAGCCTGGGCAACCCGGTCGCTGCGGCCGCCGCCGCCCGCCTCGCCGACTACTTCGGAAACACCCTGCCCAAGGTCCATTTCGGACTCAACGGCGCCGACGCGGTGGAAGTCGCCGTCAAGCTCGCCCGTCTCGCCTCCGGCCGGGACCGTGTGGTGGCGGTGCGGGGCGGCTTCCACGGCAAGTCGCTCGGCGCCCTCGCGCTGACACACCACCCCCTCTACCGCACCGGGCTGCGCGGCTGCTCCGTGGACGTCGTCCACGTGGCGCCCGACGACCCCGGCGCTGTGGGCAGGGAAGTCGCCTCGGCGGACGTGGCCGCCGTCGTCTTCGAACCGGTGCAGGGCGAGAACGGCGCGTTCCGTCTCCCGCCCGACGTGCTGCGCCAGTGGTGCGCGGACGCCGCCCGGCACGGCACCTTCGTGATCGCCGACGAGATCCAGTGCGGGCTCCGCAGATGCGGCGAGCGCTCGGTCGCCCTGGCCGAAGGGCTCCGCGTCGACGCGGTGCTGGTCGGCAAGCCGCTGGGCGGAGGCGTCGTACCGCTGTCCGCGGTGGTCTGCTCCGAGGAGCTGTACGCGCCGCTGAACGCGGACCCCTTCCTCCACTCGGCCACCTTCGGCGGCCACCCCCTGAGCTGCGCCGCGCTGCCGGCCGCGCTGACAGCCATCGAGGAACTGGCCCCGCACGGGGCGAGACTGGCCCGGCTGCTGGGGCAGACCCTGGACGGTCTCCAGCACCGCTACCCGGACCTGGTCAGGGCGGTCGGCGGCCGGGGACTGCTCCGGGGGATCGACCTGGCCACCCCACGCACCGCGGGCGTGGTCGTCATGGAACTGGCCGCCGCCGGACTCCTCGTATCGCCCTGCCTGAGCAGGCCCACCACCGTGCGTCTGCTGCCGCCGCTGGTCAGCACCGAGGCGGATCTCGCGGAGGCCGCCCACATCCTCGACTCCGCGATGGCCGCGGCGGCGCGCAGCGCGGCGAGCGCACCACGACGGGCCGCCGTCGCGCAGCCGCCTCCGCCTGCGCCCGCGTCGGCACCTGAGCGAGGGAAGGAATGA
- a CDS encoding GNAT family N-acetyltransferase has protein sequence MQRDVNAPRRRPGDGLPGAPGGYRVEVLPSIETLSRAMWEDLAPADDPMWSRALFTAMERGGIGPDGYAYLVVRDDAGVRAVLPVCRFRKLRLDGLVGPDERRFLTPVGRLFPRLLRVPALLCGNLLGQGHVLSAGGPPGEEVHRLLVDAAVAYARRERLGTVVFKDFAPAELGPLRPALSRSGFFFAPGLPDTELRLGHDSFDSYLAALPAKPRRNARSKIRKFRARSDLRIEILDHFEELLPRILALYRQVMDRADQFLDVLDPSFFAAVHAQNETRRRLVACFEGDTLVAFLLCLFAGSGATGARIGLDYRLAHDARLYHIVHYAAIDLALASGCDHIRFAQTAYIPKMELGCDLVPQSYAITHLRPVRRALLRRVLPRTLAAARVRALGPRPAAATDAPSPGSGPHPHSPPEAGRPTHATR, from the coding sequence ATGCAGCGAGACGTCAACGCACCCCGCCGACGACCCGGCGACGGACTGCCGGGCGCGCCCGGCGGATACCGCGTCGAAGTCCTGCCCAGCATCGAAACGCTCTCGCGCGCGATGTGGGAGGACCTCGCCCCCGCCGACGACCCCATGTGGTCCCGGGCCCTCTTCACCGCCATGGAACGCGGCGGCATCGGCCCCGACGGCTACGCCTATCTCGTCGTGCGCGACGACGCGGGGGTCCGCGCCGTACTGCCCGTCTGCCGGTTCCGGAAGCTGCGGCTCGACGGCCTCGTGGGACCGGACGAACGGCGCTTCCTGACACCCGTCGGCCGGCTGTTCCCCCGGCTGCTGCGGGTACCGGCGCTTCTGTGCGGCAATCTCCTCGGACAGGGGCACGTACTCTCCGCGGGCGGCCCCCCGGGGGAGGAGGTCCACCGGCTGCTGGTCGACGCGGCCGTGGCATACGCCCGCCGGGAGCGGCTGGGCACCGTGGTGTTCAAGGACTTCGCCCCCGCCGAGCTGGGGCCGCTGCGCCCGGCCCTGAGCCGCTCGGGCTTCTTCTTCGCGCCCGGACTGCCGGACACCGAACTGCGCCTCGGCCACGACTCGTTCGACAGCTATCTCGCAGCGCTCCCGGCCAAGCCGCGCCGCAACGCCCGGAGCAAGATCCGTAAGTTCCGGGCCCGCTCCGACCTGCGGATCGAAATCCTCGACCACTTCGAGGAGTTGCTCCCCCGGATACTCGCGCTCTACCGGCAAGTGATGGACCGCGCCGACCAGTTCCTCGACGTCCTCGACCCGTCGTTCTTCGCGGCCGTGCACGCCCAGAACGAGACGCGCCGACGCCTCGTCGCCTGCTTCGAGGGGGACACCCTGGTGGCGTTCCTGCTCTGCCTCTTCGCCGGATCGGGTGCCACCGGAGCCCGGATCGGCCTGGACTACCGCCTCGCCCATGACGCGCGGCTCTATCACATCGTGCACTACGCGGCGATCGACCTCGCCCTCGCGTCGGGCTGCGACCACATCCGGTTCGCCCAGACCGCCTACATCCCGAAGATGGAACTGGGCTGCGACCTGGTCCCGCAGTCGTACGCGATCACGCATCTGCGCCCGGTGCGCCGCGCGTTGCTGCGCCGGGTCCTTCCCCGGACGCTGGCGGCCGCGCGGGTGCGGGCGCTGGGCCCGCGTCCGGCCGCCGCGACGGATGCGCCGTCTCCCGGATCCGGCCCCCACCCGCATTCCCCTCCGGAGGCAGGACGGCCCACCCATGCCACGCGTTGA
- a CDS encoding cytochrome P450 → MLRANSPLHDRMRRTVGAEFSARRMAALGPAVEGRTRELLDKFADATSGGGTADFQEMVGYPLPVAVVGALIGVPRDEQDHFYRYGKDAGRILEPVRSPADWARADLAVETLREYFAELLCRRRSKPADGLASRLLAMREAAEEPLTERELTDMLLLVFVAGFETTTSLLGLTLFALLTHPEQRALVAEDPGLGPAAVEESLRWDTPVRMTERVASRALEIDGVPVPEGANVTTVLAAANRDPACHDEPDAFRVRRRDTKVLSFSAGPHFCLGAALARMEGATLVRQILPRFPDLALAGPAVRRDSISLRAFDVLPLSTSG, encoded by the coding sequence ATGCTCCGCGCCAATTCCCCGCTCCATGACCGAATGCGCCGGACGGTCGGCGCGGAGTTCAGCGCCCGGCGCATGGCCGCGCTGGGACCGGCCGTGGAAGGGCGCACCCGCGAACTGCTGGACAAATTCGCCGACGCGACCTCCGGGGGCGGCACGGCGGACTTCCAGGAGATGGTGGGATATCCCCTTCCGGTGGCCGTGGTGGGCGCGCTCATCGGCGTACCCCGAGACGAACAGGACCACTTCTACCGCTACGGCAAGGACGCCGGCCGCATTCTGGAGCCGGTGCGCTCACCGGCGGACTGGGCGCGCGCCGACCTGGCCGTGGAGACCCTGCGGGAGTACTTCGCGGAACTCCTTTGCCGCCGCCGTTCGAAGCCCGCCGACGGTCTCGCCTCCAGACTCCTCGCGATGCGGGAAGCCGCCGAGGAGCCGCTCACGGAGCGGGAGCTGACGGACATGCTGCTCCTGGTGTTCGTGGCGGGCTTCGAGACCACGACGAGTCTTCTGGGCCTGACCCTCTTCGCGCTGCTGACCCACCCCGAACAGCGGGCTCTCGTCGCCGAGGATCCCGGACTGGGCCCGGCCGCCGTGGAGGAGTCGCTCAGGTGGGACACCCCGGTCCGGATGACGGAGCGCGTCGCCTCCCGGGCGCTGGAGATCGACGGCGTTCCGGTTCCCGAGGGGGCCAATGTGACCACGGTCCTCGCCGCCGCCAACCGCGATCCCGCGTGCCACGACGAACCCGACGCGTTCAGGGTGCGCCGACGGGACACCAAGGTCCTCAGCTTCAGCGCGGGACCGCACTTCTGTCTCGGCGCGGCACTGGCCCGTATGGAAGGCGCGACGCTGGTACGGCAGATACTGCCGCGCTTCCCGGACCTGGCGCTGGCCGGGCCCGCCGTACGACGTGACTCGATCAGCCTGCGCGCGTTCGACGTACTCCCGCTGTCCACCAGCGGCTGA
- a CDS encoding DUF5713 family protein produces MSITNQRVAGQSFLRRLYSDTYFPDHLLDKGSAILLRLCARIEAERPADLAALYVLTQAATEEFNLLEAEFEAAGSQIETVAREEIAEGFWFVASAYGFADADVEELIATRDW; encoded by the coding sequence ATGTCGATCACGAACCAGCGGGTAGCGGGGCAGTCGTTTCTGCGACGGCTCTACTCGGACACGTATTTCCCGGATCACCTCCTCGACAAGGGGAGCGCGATCCTGCTGCGGCTGTGCGCGCGGATCGAGGCGGAGAGGCCGGCGGACCTGGCGGCCCTGTACGTGCTGACCCAAGCGGCGACGGAGGAGTTCAACCTGCTGGAGGCCGAGTTCGAGGCGGCGGGAAGCCAGATCGAGACCGTTGCGCGGGAGGAGATCGCCGAGGGCTTCTGGTTCGTCGCTTCGGCCTACGGGTTCGCGGACGCGGACGTGGAGGAGCTGATCGCCACCCGCGATTGGTGA
- a CDS encoding acyl carrier protein — translation MPTREELALILRTAVADVLGTDIDEVDETTNLITDYGIDSLELMEIGARLERNLDLRIEIEDLTRTQTIGEAIDLLEARSAGRT, via the coding sequence ATGCCCACCCGTGAGGAACTCGCTCTGATCCTGCGCACCGCCGTGGCGGACGTACTCGGCACGGACATCGACGAGGTGGACGAGACCACCAACCTGATCACCGACTACGGCATCGACAGCCTGGAACTCATGGAGATCGGCGCCCGGTTGGAGAGAAACCTCGACCTGCGCATCGAGATCGAGGACCTGACCCGTACCCAGACCATCGGTGAGGCCATCGACCTGCTCGAAGCCCGATCGGCCGGGCGCACATGA